The Armatimonadota bacterium DNA window GTGCGAATCCGCCGGTGGCGTACATCCCTTTGAACGAGGAATCAGCCGAATCAAACTTCATCATCGAACCGTTGAAGTAGCTGCCAACGGTAATGATTCCATTGCTATCCAGGTCTAGACCACGGCCACCACTGAAGAAGCCGGTACCGATTGCGCCTTTGTATTCGCCTGTACTGGCAACAAACTTCTGAACGGCAACGCCGCCTGCACCGATGGCATAGATCATATCGTTCGGGCCGGTCGCGATCGAGATGCCAGAACTAGTAGTTCCCAAGAATCCGTTTCCGAGGGAACCGAGATATTCTCCCGTCGTCGGGTTGAATCGGAAGATCAGGTTTGATCCGCTTCGAATATCCGAAACGTACATCTTGCCGTCGGCAGAAAATGCCACATCATCTGGAGCGGAAAGGAATCCGGTACCGATGGAGCCGGCATACGCTCCGGTGTATGGGTCAAACCGCAGTACTGCGCCGTTCCCTGTAGCGTAAACGTAGCCATCAAAAGGACTCTGCTCGAGACTGAGGATGTTGGTCAAAAACCCAGCGCCGAACACGCCCATGTACTCGCCAGTTTCCGCGTCGTAGACCTTGACGGACTTCGAAGGACTGTCTGTGATGTAGACCCTTGTGCCAAAAGCAAACGTGCTCCCGAGAGCAAGTAAACCAAGGACGATTCCCTTATGTAGATTCGTCATGTTGATATAGTACAGAAAAATTGGAGGAATTGGTAATCAAAACTCGTAATTTGTACGTCAATTTTGCGAATTCCGTCAATTGTGGGAGTTCTGGAACGGGATGACCCGCCAAAATGAGTGGAACCATGGACGAGATCACTGCCGAATATGTCGTTGCTGAGATAAGAGAAGCTGTCCCTCTGCAGACTCGAATTTATACGACCGTTGCCGCAAAAACTGATCTCGGACGTGTGCGCGAAAACAACGAAGATAAGTTCGAATTCTACGAGCCATCCGATGAGAACTTGTTAGCAACCCGCGGCAAAGTTTACGTCGTTTGCGATGGCATGGGTGGACATAGCGCTGGCCAAATTGCTAGTGAGCTCGCTACCAAGACTTTTCTCGACGTATTCCTCAACCACCCCAGTCACGAGCCAGAAATTGCCGGAATTTCTGCCGCAAACGCCGCAAACCGGTTTGTATATGACGTGGGTTGCACCGTGCCCGGCAGAAAGGGCATGGGCACCACCCTGACCGCCCTTGCACTCATCCAGGACCGTGGGCTGGTGATTCAAGTTGGTGACTCTCGGTTGTATCGGCTCCGGCAATCCATGCTGGAGCAAATCACAACCGACCACACCTGGGTAGAAGACGTTGTTTCCCAGGGACTACTGACTCGGGAAGAGGCCGAGAATCATCAATATCGTCACGTGATCACGAGGGCGATCGGCACTGAAGCTAATGTCCCAGTCGACCATTTCTGGATCGACTTGGAGGTTGGCGATATTTTTCTTCTGTGCTCCGATGGACTGACGGGCCACGTCAGTGACGCGGAGATTCATGACACTTTAGAGCGATTTGGGCCCGCAGAATCTTGCTGGCAGCTTGTATCAATGGCGCTTGCCGGTGGCGGTTCGGATAACTGCACCGTACTCGTCACGCGGGTTGACGATCTTCAGCGCATTGACCAAAGTCCGATAGCCTGAATTCCTTGGCGTCGGATCAACGCTGCTGGAGCTTTGATTCGGCTTAGGCGGCCATCCGCTAAGACGACATGGACAAAGTCGTCGTGCCGCCCCGGAGTTCCCTCGACATACGGCTGACCTTGCGCATTTCGAAATGCGAGACGAGTCACCATCTTGGCTTCATTCGCGGCTCCCGAATTGATCACGTCTGGACCCATGAGGTTGGAGTTATCCAGGCCA harbors:
- a CDS encoding Stp1/IreP family PP2C-type Ser/Thr phosphatase, whose amino-acid sequence is MDEITAEYVVAEIREAVPLQTRIYTTVAAKTDLGRVRENNEDKFEFYEPSDENLLATRGKVYVVCDGMGGHSAGQIASELATKTFLDVFLNHPSHEPEIAGISAANAANRFVYDVGCTVPGRKGMGTTLTALALIQDRGLVIQVGDSRLYRLRQSMLEQITTDHTWVEDVVSQGLLTREEAENHQYRHVITRAIGTEANVPVDHFWIDLEVGDIFLLCSDGLTGHVSDAEIHDTLERFGPAESCWQLVSMALAGGGSDNCTVLVTRVDDLQRIDQSPIA